In Saccharicrinis carchari, the DNA window ACGATATAGCTGCTATTATTTCAATTGTAGTTTAGGTTTTTAGGTTATTTTGGTGCTTTGATGTAAAGGTAAACACCTATAAGTGCAAATACAAGATTGGGCAGCCATACTGCAAATATAGGGTTCATATTTCCGTTTATTGCAAAGGTGGTAGATATGGTCATAAATAAAATGTAACCAAAGCTAAGTCCCAATCCAATGCCAATATGTAAACCTATTCCACCCCTAACTTTGCGCGATGCCAGAGAAACGCCTATCAAGGTAAGAATAAAAGCTGAAAAAGGATTGGCCCAGCGCTTATAATATTCAATTATATATGGTTTTATCGAGCCTACTCCCTTTTTTGTTTGTGCTTCTATGTATTCGCTCAACTCGGTATTGGTCATGGTTTCGTACCATCGGTGTTCCGATTTAAAATCTGCCGGCGTCATATTAAAAGCCATTTCCAGGGAATCTCCCTCAGATATTTCAATATGCATTTTATCGATAAAATCGCGTTTTATATAATTAGTCAGAAGCCAGGTGCCTGCATCTTCCTGATAAATAATTTCCTGTGCCGAAAGTTTAGAGGTCATTTCTTTATCTTCAAATCGTTCGGCCGAAAAATACTTCCCTTTGTTACGATAGCTGTAAAATTGACCCATATAAACAAAGAGACCCGGCTCCAATTGTAAATGAATGTCATTCAGCCCTGTGTCCTTTTTATTTTTAACATATACCGATTCAAATTCGAGCCTGGTTTTGTTGGAAGGAGGTATAACGTACGCACCCAGGTAAAACGAAAAGGTAGCCACAATTAAGGCGCTAATAAAATAAGGAAACATCAATCGTTTAAAGCTTACCCCACCCGATAGGATAGCAATTATTTCGGTGTCGCCGGCCATTTTTGAGGTGAAAAATATGACCGCTATAAAAACAAAAAGAGGGGTGAACAGGTTGGCAAAATAAGGGATAAAATTAAAGTAGTAATCAAAAACAATAGCATTCAACGGGGCTTCTTTCTCCAAAAAGTTATCAATCTTTTCGGTGATATCAAAAACTACCGCTATACTTATGATAAGCAGTATGGCAAAAAAATAGGTGCCCAAAAATTTACGGATAATATATCTATCGAGTTTTTGTAGAACGCCTCTCATAAAAAGCAATGTAAGTTAATGGTTTACAAATGAACAAAAAAATACGGACATAAGGATGTGCGCTTCAGCTCATGTTGATTATTGTAATAAAAGCTTATAACGTACCCAAAAAACAAGCTAACTTGCATGCCTTGTTATAAACGTACCGACAGTTGTTTTACCATTTGGTTTTTCCATGGGATAAAATCGCCGGCTTGGATGTGGCTGCGAGCCTCCTTTACTAACCACAAATAAAAGGCCAGATTGTGCAAGCTTCCTATTTGTGCGGCCAGCAGCTCCTTGGATACAAAAAGATGACGGAGATAAGCTTTGGTATAATGGTGATCCACAAAAGAAGTCCCCTCCGGATCTACGGGCGAAAAATCGTCTTTCCATTTCTGGTTTTTCATGTTCATTATACCTCGCGATGTAAAAAGCATCCCATTCCGACCGTTGCGTGTGGGCATCACACAGTCAAACATATCTACTCCTAAGGCAATGGATTCTAAAATGTTAACCGGAGTTCCTACGCCCATTAAATACCGCGGTTTGTCTTTGGGTAAAATGCCGGTTACCACTTCTGTCATTTCGTACATCACTTCGGCGGGTTCGCCTACCGAAAGCCCCCCAATAGCGTTTCCCTCGCGGCCAAAAGAGGCGATGTACTCTGCCGATTGTGTTCGTAGATCCTTGAACCCTGCCCCTTGTACTATCGGAAAAAAAGTTTGACTGTACCCATATTTCGCCCGGGTGCTGTCAAATTGTGTAATACCACGTTGTAACCATCGGTGGGTTAATTCCATCGATTTTTTTGCATAATCGTGAGGCGCATCACCGGGGGCACATTCGTCAAAAGCCATCATAATATCAGCACCAATTATGCGTTGCGTATCCACAACGTTTTCTGGCGTAAACAAGTGCTTGCTACCGTCAATGTGCGATCTGAAAACAGCACCATCTTCTTTTATCTTACGGTTGGCGCTCAACGAAAACACCTGGTATCCTCCACTGTCGGTCAGTATAGGGCGATCCCACCCGTTAAATTTGTGTAAGCCGCCCGCTTTTTCAATGATATCTAATCCCGGGCGAAGATATAAATGGTAAGTGTTGCCTAATATTATTTGCGCCTCAATATCGTTTCTTAAATCATTAAAATGCACACCTTTTACACTGCCCACTGTACCAACAGGCATAAAAATAGGCGTTTCTATAACACCATGATCGGTAGTTATTTTACCGGTTCTCGCCCTGCTTTGAGGATCCGTTATCTGTAATTCAAATTCCATTTGCGCAAATTTTTGAGCCGCAAATATAAATATTCGTGCTGTACTTCGCCTCAATATTATCCTGAACTATTCTTAATTTGTTGATAATAGAAATAAAGATCAGAGCTTATGGCGTTTTTTACAGGGTAAAACTCTTGCCGGTAACAGGCAAGCGACAGCGCTAAACGTTAATTGTATTTTAAATAGCTCGGTTTTTTAGCACACTTGTTTGATTCTTAAAAAATGCAGATATTTGGCGCGTGAAAATATTATCCTTTATACCCCAGAATGGCCTTTGGTTGTATGCGTTGATAAGCTTATTGGTTCTGCTTCTGATACAATTATTTTATTATTTGTTTTTTTATACTCGCTTAGGCGGATACATCAAAAAAACAACAAATACCCCGGCTAAGGACTTTGCTTATCCACCCTTTTCTATTATTATTTGTGCACGAAACGAATCGCAAAATCTGCTCAGGAACCTTCCTGCAGTGTTGCAGCAAGATTATCCGGCATCCTTTGAGGTGGTTGTGGTAAACGATGCTTCAGTTGACGATTCGGCGGAGGTGCTTACACGGCTTAAAACGAAATACAACCATCTTTATTCTACCCATATTCCCTACGACGAAAAGTTCAGGCACGGGAAAAAGCTGGCCCTAACTATTGGCGTTCGAGCAGCCAAGCATGAGCATCTGTTATTTACGGATGCCGATTGTGAGCCGGCCGGCAAATACTGGCTGAAAACAATGGCACAGGGTTTTTCCGATGGTAAAGAGCTGGTGTTGGGTGTCGGCGCACACAAAAAAGAAAAAGGGTTTATTAATTTATGGCAACGCTATGATACTTTTCAAATAGCAGTGCAATACTTATCCTTTGCCCTACGTGGAGTGCCCTACATGGGTGTAGGTAGAAATATAGCGTATAAGAAATCGCTATTCCTAAAAAACGGAGGCTTCCGAAAGCACCAGCATATGCTCTCGGGCGATGACGACCTGTTTGTACGCGATACGGCTACCAGGCATAATGTGGCTATTGTATGCGATCCGCAAAGTTTTACTTTTTCTGAATCGGTAAAAAATTTTACGGAGTGGAAACATCAAAAAAGAAGACATTTAACCACATCGCCTTTTTATAAGTCGGGCATTAAGTTTTTATTAGGCCTAGAAGCCATAGCGCGACAATTATTTTGGGGCATCGCCTTATTCTCTGTATTTTTTTCTAATTTTGCCCTGATTTTTATTGGAGTGATAATAACTAAACTAGCCATACAATTTCTGACGCAACGGCGGTTGGCAAAGCATTTCGGACATGGAGATTTGCTTATAGGCGGTTTTTTATTAGATTTAACCTTACCCTTTGTAACAGGAATGTTGCTTTTGGGAATAAAAAGACAAGCAAAAAATATTAAATGGACATAAACCCTAATTTATCGGAGAAGGCGAAGCACGATTATACGCTCGTTCTGTTGGCTGTAGAAGGCGATCAAAAGGCATATGCCGAATTGATGGGAAGATACCGTGATGCCATTTACTTTATGTTGTTGAAAATGGTCAATAATAAAAGTGATGCCGAAGATCTGACTATCGAAGCTTTCGGAAAAGCCTTTAAAAACATTCATCAGTATTCCCCTAATTATGCTTTTAGCACATGGTTATTTAAGATAGCCTCCAACAATTGCATCGATTATTTGCGAAAAAAACGCAATAACATCGTTTCTATTGACGGAACACATATGAACGAGGAAAAAGAAAACGACCAGCCCATTCACCTCAAGGATGAGGCGCCGGATCCGGAAGAAGGCTTGATAAAACAGCAAAAAGCAGTTTTGATGCGTACTGTGGTTAAGAAATTAAAACCCAGATATCGTACACTTATTGAGCTGCGGTACTTTAATGAGTTTTCCTACGAAGAAATTGCCCAGGAGTTGGACTTGCCGCTGGGAACAGTTAAAGCACAATTGTTCCGTGCACGTGAACTCTTGTTTAATACCCTGAAAAATTCCGACGTAAAATTAGGTTAAGTGTTTAACGCGCTGCGAATCGATATGTAATGATAAATGTGATTCAAAAGTATTTTCCGGAGCTCACTGAAAAGCAGTTGGCATTGTTTGATCAAGTGGAAAAGTTATACCCTCAGTGGAACGAGAAAATCAATGTGGTGTCGCGTAAAGATATC includes these proteins:
- the tgt gene encoding tRNA guanosine(34) transglycosylase Tgt — protein: MEFELQITDPQSRARTGKITTDHGVIETPIFMPVGTVGSVKGVHFNDLRNDIEAQIILGNTYHLYLRPGLDIIEKAGGLHKFNGWDRPILTDSGGYQVFSLSANRKIKEDGAVFRSHIDGSKHLFTPENVVDTQRIIGADIMMAFDECAPGDAPHDYAKKSMELTHRWLQRGITQFDSTRAKYGYSQTFFPIVQGAGFKDLRTQSAEYIASFGREGNAIGGLSVGEPAEVMYEMTEVVTGILPKDKPRYLMGVGTPVNILESIALGVDMFDCVMPTRNGRNGMLFTSRGIMNMKNQKWKDDFSPVDPEGTSFVDHHYTKAYLRHLFVSKELLAAQIGSLHNLAFYLWLVKEARSHIQAGDFIPWKNQMVKQLSVRL
- a CDS encoding RNA polymerase sigma factor: MDINPNLSEKAKHDYTLVLLAVEGDQKAYAELMGRYRDAIYFMLLKMVNNKSDAEDLTIEAFGKAFKNIHQYSPNYAFSTWLFKIASNNCIDYLRKKRNNIVSIDGTHMNEEKENDQPIHLKDEAPDPEEGLIKQQKAVLMRTVVKKLKPRYRTLIELRYFNEFSYEEIAQELDLPLGTVKAQLFRARELLFNTLKNSDVKLG
- a CDS encoding LptF/LptG family permease yields the protein MRGVLQKLDRYIIRKFLGTYFFAILLIISIAVVFDITEKIDNFLEKEAPLNAIVFDYYFNFIPYFANLFTPLFVFIAVIFFTSKMAGDTEIIAILSGGVSFKRLMFPYFISALIVATFSFYLGAYVIPPSNKTRLEFESVYVKNKKDTGLNDIHLQLEPGLFVYMGQFYSYRNKGKYFSAERFEDKEMTSKLSAQEIIYQEDAGTWLLTNYIKRDFIDKMHIEISEGDSLEMAFNMTPADFKSEHRWYETMTNTELSEYIEAQTKKGVGSIKPYIIEYYKRWANPFSAFILTLIGVSLASRKVRGGIGLHIGIGLGLSFGYILFMTISTTFAINGNMNPIFAVWLPNLVFALIGVYLYIKAPK
- a CDS encoding glycosyltransferase — translated: MKILSFIPQNGLWLYALISLLVLLLIQLFYYLFFYTRLGGYIKKTTNTPAKDFAYPPFSIIICARNESQNLLRNLPAVLQQDYPASFEVVVVNDASVDDSAEVLTRLKTKYNHLYSTHIPYDEKFRHGKKLALTIGVRAAKHEHLLFTDADCEPAGKYWLKTMAQGFSDGKELVLGVGAHKKEKGFINLWQRYDTFQIAVQYLSFALRGVPYMGVGRNIAYKKSLFLKNGGFRKHQHMLSGDDDLFVRDTATRHNVAIVCDPQSFTFSESVKNFTEWKHQKRRHLTTSPFYKSGIKFLLGLEAIARQLFWGIALFSVFFSNFALIFIGVIITKLAIQFLTQRRLAKHFGHGDLLIGGFLLDLTLPFVTGMLLLGIKRQAKNIKWT